Proteins encoded by one window of Sinorhizobium arboris LMG 14919:
- a CDS encoding BatD family protein, producing MTTPAFRPYRLLAALFCWLAAAGPAFSADPFARAALQSTGTLYVGQQILVDVDVLVPNYFLQPPQFPAIDLPGAIVTLDDGRALNLNETIDGTSYSGIRRTYMITPQSAGEFTLPPAVITFGYAAVPPQAARGQVTVPPLRFTIEAAPGSAGESPGVVAAKVGISQELDQEPAALKAGDTLVRTVSVRAEGLRAMMIPEPEFSAPRGVRLYRQDPVLSEETDRNGQAVAGLRKDVASYLFQDPGTYILPAVTLSWFDPASGTTQSATAPAVRVTVAAATTRSPAIAPPAHEPQPPPFDWLHPAVTGGGVLISALVLWAAANRLTRLQARWEERRSKERQSEPAFFRHVEQACRNGPDEAIARALDAWSRKAGVMPLESWLGRFADAGTQRIYQIRQRALYGPEEASSRSDAFLPGLKRARQLWLRQGAKAPGRREPALLPLNPTMR from the coding sequence ATGACGACCCCCGCGTTTCGTCCGTACCGGCTGCTTGCAGCCCTGTTCTGTTGGCTCGCCGCTGCGGGCCCGGCATTTTCCGCCGATCCGTTCGCCCGGGCAGCGCTGCAGTCCACGGGAACCCTCTATGTCGGTCAGCAAATCCTCGTAGACGTGGACGTGCTTGTTCCGAACTACTTCCTGCAACCGCCGCAGTTCCCCGCGATCGACCTGCCGGGCGCCATCGTGACGCTTGACGACGGACGGGCGCTCAACCTCAACGAAACGATCGACGGAACCTCCTATTCCGGCATCAGGCGCACCTATATGATCACCCCCCAGTCGGCGGGCGAATTCACCTTGCCCCCTGCCGTAATCACTTTCGGCTACGCGGCCGTGCCCCCCCAGGCCGCCCGGGGCCAGGTCACGGTTCCGCCGCTGCGCTTCACGATCGAGGCCGCACCGGGGAGCGCAGGCGAAAGCCCCGGCGTCGTTGCCGCAAAGGTCGGTATCAGCCAGGAGCTGGACCAGGAACCGGCAGCTCTTAAGGCGGGGGACACACTGGTCCGGACGGTCAGCGTCCGCGCCGAGGGCCTTCGCGCCATGATGATCCCGGAACCGGAATTTTCCGCGCCTCGAGGCGTGCGCCTCTATCGCCAGGATCCTGTGCTCTCTGAAGAGACGGACCGCAACGGCCAGGCGGTTGCCGGCCTGCGCAAGGACGTTGCCAGCTACCTCTTCCAGGATCCCGGCACCTATATCCTGCCTGCGGTGACCCTGAGCTGGTTCGACCCGGCCTCGGGGACGACACAGTCGGCAACGGCGCCCGCCGTCCGCGTGACCGTTGCGGCCGCGACCACCCGTTCCCCGGCCATTGCGCCTCCGGCGCACGAGCCGCAACCCCCTCCCTTCGACTGGCTGCATCCGGCTGTGACCGGCGGCGGCGTATTGATCAGTGCACTCGTGCTCTGGGCGGCCGCCAACCGATTGACCAGGCTGCAGGCACGGTGGGAAGAGCGCCGCTCGAAAGAGCGGCAGTCGGAGCCGGCGTTCTTCCGGCACGTGGAGCAGGCGTGCAGGAACGGTCCGGACGAGGCGATCGCACGCGCGCTCGACGCGTGGTCGCGCAAGGCAGGAGTGATGCCGCTCGAATCCTGGCTTGGCCGTTTTGCCGACGCCGGGACGCAACGGATTTACCAGATCAGGCAGCGTGCGCTTTACGGCCCTGAGGAGGCATCTTCCCGGTCGGACGCGTTCCTTCCCGGGCTGAAAAGAGCACGTCAGCTTTGGTTGAGGCAGGGCGCGAAAGCGCCCGGCCGACGCGAACCCGCCCTGCTGCCTCTCAACCCCACCATGCGGTGA
- a CDS encoding arylsulfatase codes for MSLPDAEKRENAQASISIDRRSLLLGGTILAAAAAANGAVAVGSAKAQEQPAASNGKPPNILVIFGDDIGIPQISAYTMGLMGYRTPNIDRIASEGAIFTDAYGQQSCTAGRASFILGQEPFRTGLLTIGMPGDPHGIQDWMPTIADVLKSKGYATGQFGKNHLGDRDEHLPTNHGFDEFFGNLYHLNAEEEPEGYFYPKDPEFRKSFGPRGVIKSSADGKIEDTGALNTKRMETVDEEFLAAAKDFIDRQAKADKPFFCWFNSTRMHVFTHLKPESMGKTGKGIHADGMVEHDGHVGQLLQQLDDLGITENTIVLYTTDNGAELALWPDGAMTMFHGEKGTTWEGGFRIPMMVRWPGVVKPGTQINDPVTLMDWLPTFATAAGIPDIKEQMKTGFQSGDKNFKVHLDGYDLTALLNGEATTPPREAVYYFDQGGNLNAIRWNDWKLSFAVNSEGNIATATRETPSWANIANLRMDPYERGTKEGGGAMDFIARNMWLLVPIQGKIKEFFEDFDQYPYQAGSTLNASGISYTWLKQQAALKRLGELESLAPR; via the coding sequence ATGAGCCTTCCAGATGCTGAAAAGCGTGAAAATGCCCAGGCTTCCATCTCTATAGATCGTCGGAGCCTCCTGCTGGGCGGCACGATCCTTGCTGCTGCGGCTGCAGCAAACGGGGCGGTAGCCGTTGGTAGCGCAAAGGCTCAGGAGCAACCGGCGGCAAGCAACGGCAAACCGCCGAACATTCTCGTCATCTTCGGCGACGATATCGGCATCCCGCAGATCAGCGCCTATACCATGGGCCTGATGGGGTATCGCACCCCGAACATCGACCGCATCGCGTCGGAAGGTGCCATCTTTACCGACGCCTACGGTCAGCAGAGCTGCACCGCAGGGCGGGCATCCTTCATCCTCGGACAGGAGCCGTTTCGCACGGGACTGCTGACGATCGGCATGCCCGGCGACCCCCACGGCATTCAGGACTGGATGCCGACGATTGCCGACGTCTTGAAGTCCAAGGGATACGCAACCGGCCAGTTCGGCAAGAACCACCTGGGCGACAGGGACGAGCACCTGCCGACAAACCACGGTTTCGACGAGTTCTTCGGCAACCTCTACCACCTGAATGCCGAAGAGGAACCGGAAGGCTACTTCTATCCGAAGGACCCCGAATTCCGGAAGAGCTTCGGGCCGCGCGGCGTCATCAAGTCCAGCGCGGATGGTAAGATCGAGGATACCGGCGCGCTCAACACCAAGCGCATGGAGACCGTCGACGAAGAGTTCCTTGCTGCCGCGAAGGACTTCATCGATCGCCAGGCCAAGGCCGACAAGCCGTTCTTCTGCTGGTTCAACTCGACGCGCATGCACGTCTTCACCCATCTGAAGCCGGAGTCCATGGGCAAGACGGGCAAGGGCATCCATGCGGACGGCATGGTGGAGCATGACGGCCATGTCGGTCAGCTGCTGCAGCAGCTCGACGATCTCGGCATCACCGAAAACACGATCGTGCTCTACACCACCGACAATGGTGCTGAGCTCGCCCTGTGGCCGGACGGCGCCATGACGATGTTCCACGGCGAAAAGGGCACGACCTGGGAAGGCGGCTTCCGCATTCCCATGATGGTGCGCTGGCCGGGGGTCGTGAAGCCGGGGACCCAGATCAACGATCCCGTGACGCTTATGGACTGGCTGCCGACCTTCGCGACCGCCGCGGGCATCCCCGACATCAAAGAGCAGATGAAGACGGGCTTCCAGTCCGGCGACAAGAACTTCAAGGTCCATCTCGACGGCTATGACCTGACGGCTCTCCTGAACGGTGAGGCAACGACGCCGCCTCGCGAAGCGGTCTACTATTTCGATCAGGGCGGAAACCTGAATGCGATCCGGTGGAACGACTGGAAGCTTAGCTTTGCAGTCAACAGTGAAGGCAACATCGCTACCGCAACCCGCGAGACGCCGAGTTGGGCCAATATCGCAAACCTGAGAATGGATCCCTATGAGCGGGGTACGAAAGAAGGGGGAGGGGCCATGGACTTCATCGCTCGGAACATGTGGCTCCTTGTCCCGATCCAGGGCAAGATCAAGGAGTTCTTCGAGGACTTCGACCAGTATCCCTATCAGGCGGGCAGCACGCTGAACGCCAGCGGCATCAGCTACACCTGGCTGAAACAGCAGGCAGCGCTGAAGCGGCTTGGCGAGCTGGAGAGCCTGGCGCCACGGTGA
- a CDS encoding MucR family transcriptional regulator, producing MTESNSAAKQRKLELTSRIVTAYLSRNTIPAADLRPLIEQVYASLNDPFAPLNDDFLAGMGGLMRPVRTSAAPAVPAVPVKQSITDDFVICLEDGKKFKSMKRHLMAKYGLTPERYREKWGLPDDYPMTAPNYSQKRSYLARVAGLGRKS from the coding sequence TTGACCGAATCCAATTCGGCCGCCAAGCAACGGAAACTCGAGCTCACGAGCAGGATCGTCACGGCGTATCTCAGCCGAAACACCATTCCCGCCGCTGACTTGAGACCGCTTATCGAGCAGGTCTACGCCTCGTTGAACGACCCGTTTGCGCCGCTCAACGACGATTTCCTCGCCGGCATGGGAGGCCTGATGCGTCCCGTCAGGACTTCGGCAGCGCCGGCCGTGCCGGCCGTGCCGGTCAAGCAGTCGATCACCGATGACTTCGTCATTTGCCTCGAGGACGGCAAGAAGTTCAAGTCGATGAAGCGGCATCTGATGGCCAAATACGGGCTCACCCCCGAACGCTACCGCGAGAAATGGGGCCTCCCCGACGATTATCCGATGACCGCGCCAAACTACTCGCAGAAGCGCTCGTACCTGGCGCGGGTGGCGGGTCTGGGCAGGAAATCCTGA
- a CDS encoding BCCT family transporter, whose translation MQRYKLNLPVFIGSVAVIALFVGIGVIAPKRAESIFSGMQSAILSSFGWLYLLAVAIFLFSMIFLAFSRYGELKLGPDDSEPEFKYLSWIAMLFAAGMGIGLMYFAVGEPMTHFASPPEAEPLTIAAQREAMSVTFFHWGVHAWAIYSVVGLSLAYFGYRYNLPLTVRSGLYPLLKEGIHGPIGHAVDIFAICGTMFGLATSLGFGVLQINSGLHYLLGVPQSIYVQLLLVTVVTAIATVSVVTGVEKGVRILSETNLLFAVMLMLFVLVVGPTSTLMRDFVQNIGLYLDGLVLRTFNIYAYEPRPWIDSWTLFYWAWWISWSPFVGMFIARISRGRTVREFVTAVLFVPAMFTFLWMTVFGNTAIYVDTTIANGELARDVKADLSVALFQFFEYLPWSAVTSTLAVLLVSIFFVTSSDSGSLVIDTIASGGETATPALQRVFWCSLSGIVAAVLLSTGGLTALQSATISTALPFSLVMLILVWSLFVGMRADLARKHSPGSVGPRAYPASGVPWQRRLAMTLSTPDKPAVETFMQVSVLPALDAVAKELTRRSRPASVARDDETGTLTLTVPAEGHRDFVYGVQMSEHKLPAFTAYEATMADVRYEARTFFSDGSRGYDIMGMAHSQVINDVLFQFERYTGFVRSPEASLLATSPEQQ comes from the coding sequence GTGCAGCGTTACAAGTTGAATTTGCCGGTATTCATCGGGTCGGTGGCCGTCATCGCCCTGTTCGTCGGAATAGGTGTGATCGCACCGAAAAGAGCCGAATCGATTTTCAGCGGAATGCAGTCTGCCATCCTCTCCAGCTTCGGCTGGCTCTACCTGCTCGCAGTCGCCATCTTTTTGTTTTCGATGATCTTTCTGGCATTCAGCCGCTACGGCGAGCTGAAGCTCGGACCGGACGATTCCGAACCCGAATTCAAGTACCTGTCCTGGATTGCGATGCTGTTTGCCGCCGGCATGGGCATCGGCCTCATGTATTTCGCCGTCGGCGAGCCGATGACGCATTTTGCCTCGCCGCCGGAAGCCGAACCCCTGACCATCGCCGCTCAGCGCGAGGCAATGAGCGTGACTTTCTTTCATTGGGGGGTGCACGCCTGGGCGATATACTCGGTCGTCGGGCTGTCGCTCGCCTATTTCGGCTACCGATACAATTTGCCGCTGACCGTCCGGTCCGGCCTCTATCCACTCCTCAAGGAAGGCATTCACGGGCCGATCGGACATGCCGTGGATATTTTCGCGATCTGCGGGACAATGTTCGGGCTCGCGACCTCGCTCGGATTCGGCGTCCTTCAGATAAACTCCGGCCTGCACTATCTGCTGGGCGTTCCCCAGTCGATTTACGTCCAGCTCCTGCTGGTTACCGTGGTCACGGCAATCGCTACCGTCTCAGTCGTCACCGGCGTCGAAAAGGGTGTGCGTATTCTCAGCGAAACCAATCTGCTCTTCGCGGTAATGCTGATGCTTTTCGTGCTCGTCGTCGGACCGACGAGCACTCTGATGCGAGACTTCGTCCAGAATATCGGCCTTTATCTCGATGGCCTCGTTCTGCGAACCTTCAACATCTATGCCTATGAGCCGCGCCCGTGGATCGACAGCTGGACCTTGTTCTATTGGGCATGGTGGATTTCCTGGTCGCCCTTCGTCGGCATGTTCATCGCACGCATCTCCCGCGGACGCACCGTAAGAGAATTCGTCACCGCCGTCCTCTTCGTGCCCGCCATGTTCACATTCCTCTGGATGACCGTTTTCGGAAATACGGCGATCTACGTGGATACGACCATCGCCAACGGCGAACTGGCGCGTGACGTGAAGGCGGACCTGTCTGTCGCCCTTTTCCAGTTCTTCGAGTATCTGCCTTGGTCGGCAGTGACCTCGACGCTCGCGGTTCTGCTCGTCAGCATTTTCTTCGTGACCTCCAGCGACTCGGGCTCGCTGGTGATCGACACGATCGCGTCGGGCGGAGAAACGGCGACACCGGCTCTTCAGCGGGTTTTCTGGTGTTCGCTCAGCGGCATCGTAGCGGCCGTTCTGCTCTCCACCGGCGGACTGACGGCACTCCAATCGGCCACGATCTCCACGGCGCTTCCGTTCAGCCTCGTGATGCTCATTCTCGTGTGGTCGCTGTTCGTGGGCATGCGGGCGGATCTCGCGCGCAAACACTCGCCCGGCTCGGTCGGTCCGCGGGCCTATCCTGCCTCCGGCGTGCCCTGGCAGCGGCGCCTGGCGATGACCCTGAGCACGCCGGACAAGCCGGCCGTGGAGACATTCATGCAAGTCTCCGTTCTTCCGGCGCTGGACGCGGTGGCCAAGGAACTGACGCGCCGGTCCCGGCCGGCTTCCGTCGCCAGAGATGACGAAACGGGAACGCTGACGCTCACGGTTCCTGCCGAAGGCCACCGCGACTTCGTCTATGGCGTGCAGATGTCGGAACACAAGCTTCCCGCCTTCACCGCGTATGAGGCGACCATGGCTGATGTCCGCTATGAGGCGCGCACCTTCTTTTCGGACGGCAGTCGCGGCTATGACATCATGGGCATGGCGCACAGCCAGGTCATCAACGATGTCCTGTTTCAGTTTGAGCGCTACACAGGCTTCGTGCGGTCTCCGGAGGCTTCGCTGCTGGCGACCTCGCCCGAGCAGCAATGA
- a CDS encoding IS110 family transposase, whose product MSIFVLGIDLGKNVCSLVGLDATGAVVLRRRLRRDGVADFVGKMEPCIVAMEACCGAHHLGRVLGARGHTIRLMAPEYVRPYVKANKNDDHDAEAIAEAATRPTMRFVPVKSEAQSDIQALHRARSRLVAERTALINHLRALLLERGIVVAQGRRKLEDVLGLFADEDDSRLSSRMRLLVEDLRAEWRSLDERIAAFDAEFVRMARDDEAARRLSTIPGIGVINATALVAAVGDAASFGRGRDLAAWLGLTPRQATTGGKPRLLGISKRGNRYLRANLIHGARAVLPRIMAQDTPLGRWARGLLERAHKNIVVVALAAKLARIVWAMLRKERSFDPAIAAA is encoded by the coding sequence ATGTCGATATTTGTGCTCGGAATTGATCTTGGCAAGAACGTCTGCAGCCTCGTCGGGCTCGACGCGACCGGCGCCGTGGTTCTGCGCCGTCGCCTTCGGCGTGATGGTGTTGCGGACTTCGTCGGCAAGATGGAGCCCTGCATTGTGGCGATGGAAGCCTGCTGCGGTGCACATCACCTTGGGCGGGTACTTGGTGCCAGGGGTCACACGATCCGGCTGATGGCGCCGGAATATGTGCGGCCCTATGTAAAGGCGAACAAGAACGACGACCACGATGCCGAGGCGATCGCGGAAGCCGCAACGCGGCCGACGATGCGGTTTGTGCCGGTGAAGAGCGAGGCGCAATCGGACATCCAGGCGCTGCATCGGGCGCGCTCGCGCCTGGTGGCGGAGCGCACGGCGCTGATCAACCACCTACGCGCATTGTTGCTGGAGCGCGGCATCGTCGTTGCCCAGGGCCGGCGCAAGCTGGAAGATGTGCTTGGGCTTTTCGCCGATGAGGACGATTCCCGGCTGTCGTCGCGCATGCGGCTGCTGGTCGAGGACCTGCGCGCCGAGTGGCGCAGCCTTGATGAACGGATTGCCGCCTTCGATGCTGAGTTCGTGCGGATGGCGCGTGACGACGAAGCGGCCCGTCGCCTTTCGACGATCCCCGGTATCGGGGTCATCAATGCCACCGCACTTGTTGCCGCGGTCGGCGACGCGGCAAGCTTCGGGCGCGGTCGTGATCTTGCCGCCTGGCTCGGCCTCACACCCCGGCAGGCGACCACTGGAGGCAAGCCCCGGCTGCTCGGCATATCCAAGCGCGGCAACCGCTACCTGCGAGCAAACCTGATCCATGGTGCTCGCGCAGTCCTGCCGCGCATCATGGCTCAGGATACGCCGCTGGGCCGATGGGCCCGTGGTCTGCTGGAACGGGCGCACAAGAACATCGTCGTCGTCGCGCTGGCGGCCAAACTCGCACGTATCGTCTGGGCGATGCTGCGCAAGGAGCGTAGCTTCGATCCGGCGATCGCTGCGGCGTAG
- a CDS encoding Ig-like domain-containing protein, producing the protein MSAPGVTGSGGGTFVIGADGNFTFDPGTDFDDLKAGESRATSIEYTVSDGNGGTDTARLTVVVAGANDAPTATSLSPRSDPDGAAVSVAAADAFSDADGDPLSYVVTGLPPGLSYDASTGLISGSIDRGASGSTGTSVYSVTVTASDGNGGTVSRSFDWTVTNPQPTARDDAFTVDEDSSLAGGNVLADNGSGPDSDPDGDPLTVSLVTGPANGTLALNADGTFSYTPTDDFHGTDSFVYRIDDGNGGSSTATVSIVVNPVNDVPSGANKTVTIAEDASYGFSLADFGFSDADTGDALSSVTITTLPTNGMLTLDGVAVAAGQVVNAGDISKLSFTPDADETGRAYSTFSFQVSDGSAADPTANTFTFNVDPVNDAPANTLPASFDAKEDTPLTLTGLSVADVDAANGPISVTLSVDSGRLSASSASGVTVSGSGTGAIVLQGTLAGINAYLAGASAPVFEPVSNFNGPVILTMATDDQGNTGAGGALIDTDNAVIFVGSANDAPETGNAAHTTPEDTPVSGRVVATDVDGDALTFTLASGPANGTVVVNPDGSYLFTPAPDFSGTDTFDILVDDGHGGTATATVTVTVTPVNDAPVGRDTTVSTTEDTPASGKLPPVTDVDGDRLTYGEGSPPSHGTVTIGTDGSYTYIPDPDFSGTDSFTYTVTDGTETVTYTVTVAVEGVNDAPVAADGAGETEKDRPLTGNLPSATDVDGDPLTYGVGSQPDHGTVEIEPDGTFTYTPAPGFVGSDSFTYTVSDGTVTVTYTMAITVSDDSEPPLLERDPPDELPYDNGVALPPVAISVEGAVLDAVEEGSATDVQGVVDTAVNQTQLLNGTGTLGTNGIVGAAVEQVSAWTSFGQLDDVEHIHMEGVGSSIITGDGSRDGTWFSAEAFKRGNTVYILITDARGAAEEIRVTRADGRALPGWLAMTRQGVAVGTPPAGMPSIELRVQASVGDTVLSDAFRVDLLTATVQDHVAVRRADLGGPLFSDALQAETTRASNDAAALAKALSLRFVD; encoded by the coding sequence ATGTCGGCCCCCGGGGTCACCGGCTCCGGCGGCGGTACCTTCGTGATCGGCGCGGACGGAAACTTCACTTTCGACCCGGGAACGGACTTCGATGACCTGAAGGCGGGCGAAAGCCGCGCGACCAGCATCGAATATACCGTTTCCGACGGCAATGGCGGCACCGATACGGCGAGGCTGACGGTCGTCGTCGCCGGCGCCAACGATGCACCCACCGCGACATCGCTTTCGCCGCGCAGCGACCCCGATGGTGCGGCGGTTTCCGTCGCGGCCGCGGACGCTTTCAGCGATGCGGACGGCGATCCGCTGAGCTACGTCGTCACCGGCCTGCCGCCGGGGCTCAGCTACGACGCGAGCACCGGCCTGATCAGCGGATCGATCGACCGCGGCGCGTCCGGATCGACGGGAACCAGCGTCTACAGCGTTACGGTCACGGCAAGCGACGGTAACGGCGGCACGGTTTCGCGCAGCTTCGACTGGACGGTGACGAACCCGCAACCGACCGCCCGCGACGACGCCTTCACGGTAGACGAAGACTCGTCGCTCGCGGGCGGGAACGTGCTCGCCGACAACGGCTCCGGCCCCGACAGCGATCCGGACGGCGATCCGCTCACCGTTTCGCTGGTCACGGGCCCGGCCAACGGTACGCTGGCGCTGAACGCCGACGGCACCTTCAGCTACACGCCGACAGACGATTTCCATGGCACCGACAGCTTCGTCTACCGGATCGACGACGGCAATGGCGGAAGCTCCACCGCGACGGTGAGCATCGTCGTCAACCCGGTCAATGACGTGCCGTCCGGCGCGAACAAGACGGTGACGATCGCCGAGGACGCGAGCTATGGCTTCAGCCTCGCCGACTTTGGTTTCAGCGACGCCGATACAGGCGATGCGCTGTCGAGCGTGACGATCACCACTCTTCCAACCAATGGCATGCTTACCCTGGACGGAGTTGCCGTAGCCGCCGGCCAGGTCGTGAATGCCGGGGACATTTCCAAGCTTTCCTTCACGCCGGACGCCGATGAAACCGGTCGGGCCTACAGCACCTTCAGTTTTCAGGTGAGTGACGGCAGCGCCGCCGACCCGACTGCCAACACCTTCACCTTCAACGTCGATCCGGTGAACGATGCACCGGCCAACACGCTGCCGGCAAGCTTCGACGCCAAGGAAGACACGCCGCTGACGCTGACGGGATTGTCGGTAGCCGATGTCGATGCGGCAAACGGCCCGATCAGCGTGACGCTTTCCGTCGACTCCGGCCGCCTCTCGGCCTCGTCGGCAAGCGGCGTGACGGTCTCCGGATCGGGCACGGGCGCGATCGTGCTGCAGGGCACGCTCGCCGGCATCAACGCCTATCTCGCGGGCGCGTCGGCGCCCGTGTTCGAGCCCGTATCGAATTTCAATGGCCCGGTCATCCTGACGATGGCGACGGACGACCAGGGCAATACGGGTGCCGGCGGCGCGTTGATCGATACGGACAATGCCGTGATTTTCGTAGGCTCCGCCAATGATGCGCCGGAGACGGGCAATGCCGCGCATACGACGCCGGAAGACACTCCGGTTTCCGGCCGGGTCGTCGCGACCGATGTGGACGGCGACGCGCTGACCTTCACGTTGGCCAGCGGGCCGGCCAACGGCACCGTGGTGGTCAATCCGGACGGGAGCTATCTCTTCACGCCGGCGCCCGACTTCAGCGGCACCGACACGTTCGACATCCTCGTCGACGACGGTCACGGCGGCACCGCGACGGCGACCGTGACGGTCACCGTCACCCCGGTCAACGATGCGCCGGTGGGCCGGGATACGACCGTCTCCACGACCGAGGACACGCCGGCAAGCGGAAAGCTGCCGCCGGTGACGGATGTCGACGGCGATCGGCTGACCTATGGCGAAGGTTCTCCGCCGAGCCACGGCACCGTCACCATCGGCACGGACGGCAGCTATACCTACATACCGGATCCCGATTTCTCCGGAACCGACAGCTTCACCTATACCGTCACCGACGGAACGGAGACGGTCACCTACACGGTCACCGTCGCCGTCGAGGGCGTGAACGATGCGCCCGTCGCAGCGGACGGTGCCGGCGAGACGGAGAAGGACAGGCCGCTGACGGGCAACTTGCCGTCTGCAACCGACGTGGATGGGGACCCGCTGACCTATGGCGTGGGCAGTCAGCCGGACCACGGCACGGTCGAGATCGAGCCTGACGGGACGTTCACCTATACCCCCGCGCCGGGCTTCGTCGGCAGCGACAGCTTCACCTACACCGTCAGCGACGGGACTGTGACGGTGACCTACACGATGGCGATCACGGTCAGCGACGACAGTGAGCCGCCGCTTCTGGAACGCGATCCGCCCGACGAGCTTCCCTATGATAACGGCGTTGCCCTGCCTCCGGTCGCAATTTCCGTCGAGGGCGCCGTGCTGGATGCGGTCGAAGAAGGGAGCGCCACGGATGTGCAGGGCGTCGTCGATACGGCCGTCAATCAAACGCAGCTCCTGAACGGCACTGGTACCCTCGGCACCAACGGAATCGTCGGTGCTGCCGTTGAGCAGGTATCCGCCTGGACCAGCTTCGGTCAGCTTGACGACGTGGAACACATCCACATGGAAGGCGTAGGCTCGAGCATAATCACCGGTGACGGGAGCAGGGACGGTACCTGGTTCTCTGCCGAGGCCTTCAAGCGCGGCAACACGGTCTACATCCTTATTACGGATGCGCGGGGGGCGGCCGAGGAAATTCGCGTAACACGCGCGGACGGGCGCGCTTTGCCCGGCTGGCTCGCCATGACGCGCCAGGGCGTGGCTGTCGGCACACCGCCCGCGGGAATGCCGTCCATCGAGCTGCGCGTCCAGGCGAGCGTCGGCGACACGGTGCTGAGCGACGCGTTCCGCGTCGATCTGCTGACGGCCACCGTTCAGGACCATGTTGCCGTGAGACGCGCGGACCTCGGCGGCCCGCTGTTCTCGGATGCGCTCCAGGCGGAGACGACTCGTGCAAGCAACGATGCGGCGGCTCTCGCAAAAGCGCTGTCGTTACGCTTCGTGGATTAA
- a CDS encoding IS630 family transposase (programmed frameshift) — protein sequence MARPLSLDLRQRVADALAGGMTVRTAALRFGISAATAVRIGQLDRSGRGLAPAKMGGHVKPMLRGAAADEVHRRLAAKPDWTVRALAADLKAAGIDVSHDTVWRFLRREGKTFKKTLIASEQDRPKVARLRSRWKTHQHRLDPRRLVFVDETWVKTNMTRTRGWCQRGQPLFARIPHGHWKTLTFLAGLRHDRIVAPFVLDGPINGIAFTAWVEQCLAPTLNPGDIVILDNLGSHKGKPARNAIRDTGAHLFFLPPYSPDLNPIEMMFAKLKTLLRKSDERSVDATWRRVGELLKAFSPHECAAYLRHAGYVST from the exons ATGGCGCGACCTCTTTCTCTTGATTTACGCCAGCGCGTCGCCGACGCATTGGCCGGAGGCATGACGGTGCGGACGGCCGCCTTGCGCTTTGGAATATCAGCGGCGACGGCGGTGCGGATCGGCCAGCTCGACCGGTCCGGCCGCGGTTTGGCGCCGGCGAAGATGGGTGGCCATGTCAAACCCATGCTACGGGGCGCGGCGGCCGATGAGGTTCACCGCCGGCTGGCGGCCAAGCCCGATTGGACGGTGCGGGCGCTTGCCGCCGATCTGAAGGCGGCCGGGATCGATGTCTCCCATGACACCGTTTGGCGTTTCCTGCGCCGCGAAGGCAAGACATTT AAAAAAACGCTGATCGCCAGCGAGCAGGACAGGCCGAAGGTGGCGCGCTTGCGAAGCCGCTGGAAGACCCATCAACATCGACTTGATCCGCGCCGCCTGGTGTTCGTCGACGAAACCTGGGTCAAAACCAACATGACGCGCACCCGCGGCTGGTGCCAGCGCGGCCAGCCGCTGTTCGCCAGAATACCGCATGGCCATTGGAAGACGCTGACCTTCCTCGCCGGGCTGCGCCACGACCGCATCGTCGCGCCCTTCGTGCTCGATGGTCCGATCAACGGCATTGCCTTCACCGCCTGGGTCGAGCAATGCTTGGCACCAACCCTCAATCCCGGCGATATCGTCATCCTCGACAATCTCGGCAGCCACAAGGGCAAGCCGGCGCGCAACGCCATCCGCGATACCGGCGCCCATCTGTTCTTTCTGCCGCCTTACAGCCCCGATCTCAATCCGATCGAGATGATGTTCGCCAAACTCAAGACCCTGCTGCGCAAATCCGACGAGCGCAGCGTCGACGCCACATGGAGGCGCGTCGGCGAACTCCTCAAAGCGTTCAGCCCGCACGAATGCGCCGCCTACCTCAGGCATGCAGGATACGTTTCAACATAA